Genomic window (Pirellulales bacterium):
AGCCTCAAAGCCTCACGGTCTCACAGCCTTTCTGAATTCGCTGCGATACACCGGTCGGCCATGCAATCGCATGCGGCGCTCGAAGTGGGTGCGGTAATCCAGATCGTGGGCCGGTTCCAACTCGGCGACCGGCAGCGGGCCGACTAAACGCGTGGCCGTGGCCAAGATCGCCAGCGTTTCTTGAAAATATTCTTCCACGTCGGTCCAAAAGTGGAGCGCGCCCCCGGCGAGCAGCGTGCGCTCGATATCGCGCAGAAAGGGCTCGGTAAGCACACGGCGTTTCTTGTGCTTCTCCTTCCACCACGGATCCGGGAAATACACATGCACCGCCGCCAAAGAATGCTCGGGAAGCAATTCTGCAAACAACCGGCGTGCGTCGCCTTGCACCATGCGTGCGTTCGGCAACTCACGTTGAACTAGCCGGCCGGCGGCGAAGCGGGCATAACGAGCCGCGAGTTCGATGCCGAGAAAATTGTGCTCCGGATGCGCAGCGGCGGCGCTCGCCAGAAAAAGCCCTTTCCCGCAGCCCGCCTCGACCTCGACCGGTGCATCGCGATCGAAAATCGCCCGCCAGTCCCAGGGGCGCGAAAGCGCATCCAGCGCCAGCAAATGCCGCGAAAGATCGAGTGCCGGATCGAGTTTGCGAAGTGCGCGGCGGCCCATGTGGAAGGGTGAGGGTGGGGGGCTTTCACAAACTCTCAGCCATCGGACGGCGATGCGGCGTGCAGCTCAATCTTGTGGCCACGCCATGCGCGGAAAAAACTTATCGCGATCGGCAGCAAGCTTACAAACACGATCAGGATAATCACGTGCTCGAAATGCTCGCTGACGAACTTGATCCGCCCGAGCCAATAGCCGGCCAGCGACATCGTCGCTACCCAACCAATCCCGCCGGCAATATTGAATATGGCAAAACGTCGGTAGCCCATGCGGCCGACGCCGGCCACAAACGGCGTGAAGGTGCGGATTAGCGGGGCGAACCGCGCGAGCACAATCGCCTTGCCTCCATGCCGCTCATAAAAAGCCTTCGCCGCGAGCAAATGCTCATGCTTGACGAAGCGCAATCGCCCTTTCTCGAATACACGTTCTTCCATCTGCAAGCCGAGATAGTAATTCACCGCATCGCCAACAATCGCCGCCAGCGACAAGGCGGCGATTAATAGTCCGATGTCGAACACATGCTGGCTGCAAAGAAAGCCAGCGGCAAAAAGCATCGAATCGCCGGGCAGGAAAAACCCCACCAACAGCCCGGTCTCGCTGAACACGATGGCCATCAGAATCAAATAGCTG
Coding sequences:
- the trmB gene encoding tRNA (guanosine(46)-N7)-methyltransferase TrmB; translated protein: MGRRALRKLDPALDLSRHLLALDALSRPWDWRAIFDRDAPVEVEAGCGKGLFLASAAAAHPEHNFLGIELAARYARFAAGRLVQRELPNARMVQGDARRLFAELLPEHSLAAVHVYFPDPWWKEKHKKRRVLTEPFLRDIERTLLAGGALHFWTDVEEYFQETLAILATATRLVGPLPVAELEPAHDLDYRTHFERRMRLHGRPVYRSEFRKAVRP
- a CDS encoding VTT domain-containing protein; the encoded protein is MLLDFIRWLIGLAKPENLRQLVSLGGPIWISYLILMAIVFSETGLLVGFFLPGDSMLFAAGFLCSQHVFDIGLLIAALSLAAIVGDAVNYYLGLQMEERVFEKGRLRFVKHEHLLAAKAFYERHGGKAIVLARFAPLIRTFTPFVAGVGRMGYRRFAIFNIAGGIGWVATMSLAGYWLGRIKFVSEHFEHVIILIVFVSLLPIAISFFRAWRGHKIELHAASPSDG